A single region of the Gopherus evgoodei ecotype Sinaloan lineage chromosome 3, rGopEvg1_v1.p, whole genome shotgun sequence genome encodes:
- the CENPW gene encoding centromere protein W isoform X1 has protein sequence MKRAAPRSTLRNLIKRHKPQLRLAANADLLVHLNFLLFLHRLAEEARANAFENKSKTIKSEHAMVAAKAREALSGVWERNT, from the exons ATGAAGCGAGCGGCGCCCCGCAGCACCCTACGGAACCTGATAAAGAGACACAAGCCCCAGCTTCGTCTGGCGGCCAACGCCGACCTACTG GTGCATTTGAACTTCTTACTGTTTCTCCATCGATTAGCAGAAGAAGCCAGGGCAAATGCTTTCGAGAacaagagtaaaacaattaaatctGAACATGCCATGGTGGCAGCAaag GCAAGGGAGGCACTgagtggagtgtgggagaggaacACTTAA
- the CENPW gene encoding centromere protein W isoform X2: MKRAAPRSTLRNLIKRHKPQLRLAANADLLVHLNFLLFLHRLAEEARANAFENKSKTIKSEHAMVAAKVILKKSRG; this comes from the exons ATGAAGCGAGCGGCGCCCCGCAGCACCCTACGGAACCTGATAAAGAGACACAAGCCCCAGCTTCGTCTGGCGGCCAACGCCGACCTACTG GTGCATTTGAACTTCTTACTGTTTCTCCATCGATTAGCAGAAGAAGCCAGGGCAAATGCTTTCGAGAacaagagtaaaacaattaaatctGAACATGCCATGGTGGCAGCAaag GTTATCTTAAAGAAGAGCAGAGGCTAG